One stretch of Arachis hypogaea cultivar Tifrunner chromosome 20, arahy.Tifrunner.gnm2.J5K5, whole genome shotgun sequence DNA includes these proteins:
- the LOC112783009 gene encoding WUSCHEL-related homeobox 13, which produces MVNAMEWQKQQQQNPNQQRNVIAGEIMYVKVMTDEQLETLRKQIAVYATICEKLIEMHKTLSAQQDLAGIRLGSMYCDPLMASSGHKITSRQRWTPTSVQLQILERIFDQGTGTPSKEKIKEITAELSKHGQISETNVYNWFQNRRARSKRKQQNVAASNNTNTNTESEVETEVDSKDKKTKPEEFQSQQSLANVAAQNVCFHNPDLPYLNPESNKSDSIFPSDGSLTSTSNFDHMPVFNGMIANSRSDYLAGKMEAPDSYNIYHEGGDYNITG; this is translated from the exons aTGGTGAATGCAATGGAGTGGCAGAAGCAGCAACAGCAGAATCCGAATCAGCAGAGGAATGTGATTGCCGGAGAGATCATGTATGTGAAGGTGATGACCGATGAGCAGTTAGAGACTCTGAGGAAGCAGATCGCTGTATATGCCACCATTTGTGAGAAGCTCATTGAGATGCACAAAACCCTCTCTGCTCAGCAAGACCTTGCTG GGATCAGGCTTGGAAGCATGTATTGTGATCCATTGATGGCCTCTTCTGGCCACAAAATAACTTCCCGGCAGCGGTGGACTCCGACATCTGTGCAGCTTCAGATTCTTGAGAGGATATTTGATCAGGGGACCGGAACTCCAAGCAAGGAGAAGATCAAGGAGATTACTGCTGAACTTAGTAAGCATGGTCAAATTTCTGAGACTAACGTCTACAACTGGTTTCAGAACCGACGTGCTAGATCGAAAAGAAAGCAGCAGAATGTGGCAGCTAGCAATAACACTAACACCAACACGGAATCAGAAGTAGAGACTGAGGTTGATTCCAAGGATAAGAAGACTAAACCAGAGGAGTTTCAGTCGCAGCAGAGTCTCGCTAACGTGGCTGCTCAGAATGTCTGCTTCCATAACCCTGACTTGCCTTACTTGAATCCGGAATCCAATAAATCAGATTCCATTTTCCCATCAGATGGTAGCCTAACATCTACAAGCAACTTTGATCATATGCCTGTTTTCAATGGGATGATAGCAAATTCAA GGAGTGATTACCTTGCTGGAAAAATGGAAGCACCTGATAGTTACAACATATACCATGAAGGAGGAGACTACAACATTACAGGTTGA